The following coding sequences lie in one Desulfonatronum thiodismutans genomic window:
- a CDS encoding slipin family protein, protein MGAFSSFLPLLLIVAFFLFSAIRILNEYERGVIFRLGRYVATKGPGLIILIPLLDKMVKTSLRTVAMDVPHQDVITKDNVSIKVNAVIYFRVIEPSKSVLAIEDFLFATSQLSQTTLRSVCGAVELDQILSQREEVNMQIQSILDAQTDAWGIKVSGVELKHVDLPTEMQRAMAKQAEAERERRAKIINAEGEFQAAERLTQAAEIISRNPEALSLRYLQTMREMASSGQATILPIPLDFLRLNRP, encoded by the coding sequence ATGGGTGCTTTTTCTTCTTTTCTCCCGTTACTGCTCATTGTTGCTTTTTTTCTTTTCTCCGCGATTCGCATTCTTAATGAGTATGAACGTGGGGTCATTTTCCGATTAGGCCGGTATGTCGCGACAAAGGGACCCGGCTTGATCATTTTGATTCCTCTATTAGACAAGATGGTCAAAACGAGTCTGCGTACCGTTGCCATGGACGTGCCTCATCAGGATGTCATCACCAAAGACAACGTGAGTATTAAGGTCAATGCCGTCATCTACTTTCGTGTCATCGAACCATCCAAATCCGTTTTGGCCATTGAGGACTTCCTTTTCGCAACCTCTCAGCTTTCCCAAACGACTTTGCGCAGTGTCTGCGGCGCCGTTGAACTCGATCAGATTTTATCCCAGCGTGAAGAAGTGAACATGCAAATTCAATCCATCCTGGATGCCCAAACAGACGCATGGGGCATCAAGGTCTCCGGTGTTGAGTTGAAGCACGTCGACCTGCCTACGGAAATGCAGCGAGCCATGGCCAAGCAGGCAGAAGCTGAACGAGAACGTCGCGCCAAAATCATTAACGCTGAAGGTGAGTTTCAAGCAGCAGAAAGGTTGACACAAGCTGCTGAGATCATCTCGCGCAACCCTGAAGCCCTTTCCTTGCGCTACCTGCAAACCATGCGAGAAATGGCATCATCCGGACAAGCAACTATCCTGCCTATTCCTCTTGACTTTTTAAGACTGAATCGTCCATAG
- a CDS encoding NfeD family protein, with protein MRHALLFYVILVSFILFLAAPVSANDRFPVHVLKIQGSINPAQQDLLDEAINHAFKEQAQLFVLQLDTPGGLGETTRNMVKQILNAPLPVAIWVGPDGSRAASAGVFLVAASAIAGMSPNSNIGSARPVGVGGEDIPEAMAEKILNDFLSLVRASAQSRGRNVEWYISAVKESANLTGTEAAMLRVVDLVAVSVPDFIEQIGIRGFEWQNERIYFNITDVAVVDFEPGLWYSILSWILDPQIAYFLLMGGLAGIFFELTNPGAIFPGVLGGLCLLLGLYALSILPTNVAGLLLILFGLMLFGLELMISSFGLLSLAAVISIFFGSVILFRFEYGIGGVPMPSIIVTTIGISAFVGFCLYLVAKAHRNKPFSGPHQLIGQTAKVKHWSKDHGVVHLQGESWTALSDSPLSLQPDDVVSVSNVDGLVLHVIPTSTHNMSGG; from the coding sequence TTCTGTTTCTTGCCGCTCCTGTTTCGGCCAATGATCGTTTTCCAGTCCATGTTCTGAAGATTCAGGGTTCCATCAATCCCGCTCAACAAGATCTTCTCGATGAAGCAATAAACCATGCATTCAAGGAACAAGCCCAGCTCTTCGTTCTTCAACTCGACACGCCGGGAGGTCTTGGAGAAACTACCAGGAACATGGTCAAACAGATTCTGAATGCTCCCTTGCCCGTGGCCATCTGGGTTGGTCCTGACGGTTCACGGGCTGCCTCGGCTGGGGTTTTTCTCGTCGCCGCGTCAGCTATTGCCGGGATGAGCCCCAATTCCAACATCGGCTCCGCTCGGCCCGTTGGTGTCGGAGGAGAGGATATTCCTGAGGCTATGGCTGAAAAAATACTCAATGATTTCCTGAGTTTAGTACGCGCATCAGCTCAGAGTCGCGGGAGAAACGTCGAGTGGTACATTAGCGCTGTGAAAGAAAGCGCCAATCTGACTGGAACGGAAGCCGCCATGTTACGCGTGGTCGACCTTGTTGCGGTCAGTGTACCGGACTTCATAGAGCAGATCGGCATTCGAGGCTTTGAATGGCAAAACGAACGAATCTATTTCAACATTACCGATGTTGCTGTTGTCGACTTTGAACCAGGCCTTTGGTATTCTATTCTTTCCTGGATACTTGACCCCCAAATCGCCTATTTTTTGCTCATGGGAGGATTGGCTGGGATTTTTTTCGAACTGACCAACCCAGGCGCGATTTTCCCAGGCGTTCTCGGTGGCCTTTGCCTGCTTCTGGGGTTGTACGCGTTATCCATTTTGCCGACTAATGTTGCCGGCCTTTTGCTGATCCTTTTTGGCCTGATGCTTTTTGGACTTGAATTGATGATCTCCAGCTTCGGTCTCCTAAGTTTGGCCGCCGTGATTTCCATTTTTTTCGGGTCGGTGATTTTGTTTCGGTTTGAATACGGGATTGGAGGAGTCCCTATGCCCAGCATCATCGTAACGACCATAGGCATTTCCGCGTTTGTCGGGTTCTGTTTGTATTTGGTCGCCAAAGCCCATCGTAACAAGCCCTTCAGCGGGCCACACCAATTGATTGGGCAGACCGCGAAAGTCAAACACTGGTCTAAGGACCATGGCGTCGTCCACCTGCAGGGGGAATCTTGGACTGCCCTCAGCGACTCACCCTTATCACTTCAACCCGACGACGTTGTCTCTGTTTCCAACGTCGACGGACTTGTTCTTCACGTTATCCCAACGTCAACACACAACATGTCAGGAGGATGA
- a CDS encoding ParA family protein: MAEVIVLANQKGGVGKTTTAVNLAACLAVMEKAVLLVDCDPQGNATSGVGWDKQSDRDDLYSVYFTAQDFHKAVHTTNFPYLSLLPATSDLVGAELEMVEKRNREFYLRDGINSLKQNYDFIIIDCPPSLGLLTVNALCASRHLVVPMQCEFYALEGMAQLMRTYTLVRQRLNAELELLGVVLTMHDPRSNLTKDVESEVCTHFPGLVFSTTIPRNVRLSEAPSHGLPVINYDIKSKGSQAYLKFAEECFGRLEEKRKRGTGRG; this comes from the coding sequence GTGGCTGAAGTTATAGTGCTTGCGAATCAGAAAGGTGGAGTGGGGAAAACGACTACCGCCGTGAACTTGGCGGCATGTTTGGCGGTGATGGAGAAAGCGGTCCTGCTGGTTGATTGCGATCCTCAGGGGAACGCCACCAGTGGAGTGGGATGGGACAAACAGTCAGATCGCGACGATCTTTACTCCGTCTATTTCACAGCACAAGATTTTCACAAGGCCGTTCACACGACGAACTTTCCATATCTTTCCCTGCTCCCTGCCACATCAGATCTCGTGGGCGCGGAGTTGGAAATGGTTGAAAAAAGGAATCGAGAATTTTATTTGCGTGATGGGATTAATTCTCTGAAGCAAAATTATGATTTCATCATCATTGACTGTCCCCCGTCGCTGGGGCTGCTGACGGTGAATGCGCTCTGCGCGAGCCGTCACCTGGTCGTGCCGATGCAATGCGAATTCTATGCTCTGGAGGGGATGGCCCAGTTGATGCGGACCTATACGCTGGTCCGCCAGCGACTGAACGCTGAGCTGGAGTTGCTGGGGGTGGTGCTGACCATGCACGATCCTCGCAGCAATCTGACCAAGGATGTGGAAAGCGAGGTGTGCACCCATTTTCCCGGCTTGGTTTTTTCAACGACGATCCCTCGGAACGTCCGACTCTCCGAAGCCCCCAGCCATGGCCTCCCAGTGATCAATTATGATATCAAGTCCAAAGGATCCCAGGCATATCTTAAGTTTGCGGAAGAATGCTTCGGCCGACTTGAAGAGAAAAGAAAGCGGGGCACGGGGCGCGGTTGA
- a CDS encoding GAK system XXXCH domain-containing protein, which translates to MNFPAIKSQMLDLFTAIMQAADSGELPALKDVTSFLQATEKMAMNATEAWHSEAEDFLHLTRQLHMVVKKQNIQESVLILDALQDAQEFCHRSFKPES; encoded by the coding sequence ATGAATTTTCCAGCAATCAAATCCCAAATGCTCGATTTGTTTACTGCGATTATGCAGGCCGCTGATTCTGGTGAATTGCCTGCACTCAAAGACGTTACTTCTTTTTTGCAGGCAACTGAGAAAATGGCCATGAACGCGACTGAGGCGTGGCATTCAGAAGCAGAAGATTTTTTACACTTAACGCGACAACTACATATGGTTGTCAAAAAACAGAACATTCAAGAGTCTGTCCTTATTCTTGACGCACTTCAAGATGCTCAAGAATTCTGTCATCGGTCGTTTAAGCCGGAGAGTTAA